The following are from one region of the Canis lupus familiaris isolate Mischka breed German Shepherd chromosome 30, alternate assembly UU_Cfam_GSD_1.0, whole genome shotgun sequence genome:
- the PIGBOS1 gene encoding protein PIGBOS1, giving the protein MFGRLTLPQLLFASILGIAGGMYIYQPIFEQYHRDQMELKEKLKLAQESEEKKS; this is encoded by the coding sequence atgtTTGGGAGATTGACTCTTCCACAACTGCTTTTTGCTAGCATCCTTGGAATTGCTGGAGGGATGTATATTTATCAACCAATATTTGAACAGTACCACCGAGATCAgatggaattaaaagaaaagttgaaattgGCACAAGaatcagaagagaagaaaagttaA